The Balearica regulorum gibbericeps isolate bBalReg1 chromosome 5, bBalReg1.pri, whole genome shotgun sequence genome window below encodes:
- the SLIRP gene encoding SRA stem-loop-interacting RNA-binding protein, mitochondrial, giving the protein MAAASAARSVGRRSRRLFDIFVAEVPWTVSSKELKEYFSQFGSVQRCQLPFDKDTGFHRRYCWIKFSTQDDVRNVFQKDSHILEGAKLSLKQQSYRRHSQRKNQSE; this is encoded by the exons ATGGCGGCGGCCAGCGCAGCGCGGTCCGTTGGGCGCCGCTCCAGGAGGCTCTTCGACATCTTTGTGGCTGAGGTTCCCTGGACAGTGTCGAGCA AGGAGCTGAAAGAGTACTTCTCCCAGTTCGGATCAGTACAGAGGTGCCAGCTGCCGTTT GACAAAGATACAGGCTTTCACAGACGTTATTGCTGGATTAAATTCTCAACTCAAGATGATGTTCGGAATGTGTTTCAGAAGGACTCCCACATACTTGAAGGTGCCAAG cTCTCTCTCAAACAACAGTCCTACAGAAGACACAGTCAAAGAAAGAATCAAAGTGAGTGA
- the ALKBH1 gene encoding nucleic acid dioxygenase ALKBH1 isoform X1 produces MAAALTREGGEDAFRRLFRFYRQRDVSDLRGVVDFSVPGAQVFRSQLSISSVSDQDAYRAGLQPVSQWKAYGLNGYPGFIFIPNPFLPGCQRHWVKQCLKLYPQKPNVCNLDLHMAPEKTIDLWGQSKEQLRRKGSSKREPRSLLEKLRWVTLGYHYNWDTKKYSANHHTPFPSDLAFLSEQVAAACGFRGFQAQAGILNYYHFDSSLGIHVDESELDHSRPLLSFSFGQSSIFLLGGLKREEAPTAMFMHSGDIMVMSGFSRLLHHAVPRVLPNPEGTALPSCLDQAVSSDLPVDSVIEHSSDEDWQVCAKYLQSSRINMTIRQVLAEGQKFPEESGTNGKGQAPSEYGHQQENSRAKRHKPNADS; encoded by the exons ATGGCGGCGGCCCTGACTCGGGAGGGTGGAGAGGATGCTTTCCGCCGGCTTTTTCGTTTCTACCGGCAACGTGATGTGTCGGATTTGCGGGGTGTAGTGGACTTTTCTGTGCCGGGGGCTCAG gtGTTCAGATCACAGCTCAGTATTTCTTCAGTCAGTGATCAAGATGCTTACAGAGCAGGATTACAGCCAGTTAGCCAGTGGAAAGCCTATGGCCTCAATGGGTATCCGG GGTTTATCTTCATACCAAACCCTTTCCTTCCGGGTTGCCAGCGTCACTGGGTGAAGCAGTGTCTCAAGCTATACCCCCAGAAACCCAATGTCTGCAACCTGGACCTACACATGGCTCCTGAGAAGACCATTGACCTGTGGGGACAGAGCAAGGAGCAACTGAG aaggaaaggttCCAGTAAACGGGAGCCCAGAAGCTTATTGGAGAAGCTGCGCTGGGTCACCCTTGGTTACCATTATAATTGGGATACTAAG AAGTACTCAGCAAATCACCACACTCCTTTCCCCTCAGACCTTGCGTTCCTGTCAGAACAAgtggctgcagcctgtgggTTCCGGGGTTTCCAAGCCCAAGCAGGGATCTTGAACTACTATCATTTTGACTCTTCACTGGGAATTCATGTGGATGAGTCTGAACTAGACCATTCTCGGCCTCTTTTATCATTCAG TTTTGGGCAGTCCTCAATATTTTTGCTTGGGGGCCTGAAGCGGGAGGAGGCCCCAACAGCAATGTTCATGCACAGTGGAGATATCATGGTGATGTCTGGCTTCAGCCGTCTGCTGCACCATGCTGTCCCCCGGGTCCTCCCCAACCCTGAAGGGACAGCTTTGCCTTCATGCCTGGACCAAGCAGTTTCGTCAGACCTTCCTGTTGACTCAGTCATTGAGCACAGCTCCGATGAGGATTGGCAGGTCTGCGCCAAGTACTTGCAGTCTTCCCGCATTAATATGACCATCCGGCAGGTGTTGGCTGAGGGTCAGAAATTTCCAGAGGAATCTGGGACAAATGGAAAGGGCCAAGCACCCTCAGAGTACGGTCACCAGCAGGAGAACAGCAGAGCCAAGAGACATAAACCAAATGCAGACAGCTGA
- the ALKBH1 gene encoding nucleic acid dioxygenase ALKBH1 isoform X2, which produces MAAALTREGGEDAFRRLFRFYRQRDVSDLRGVVDFSVPGAQVFRSQLSISSVSDQDAYRAGLQPVSQWKAYGLNGYPGFIFIPNPFLPGCQRHWVKQCLKLYPQKPNVCNLDLHMAPEKTIDLWGQSKEQLRRKGSSKREPRSLLEKLRWVTLGYHYNWDTKYSANHHTPFPSDLAFLSEQVAAACGFRGFQAQAGILNYYHFDSSLGIHVDESELDHSRPLLSFSFGQSSIFLLGGLKREEAPTAMFMHSGDIMVMSGFSRLLHHAVPRVLPNPEGTALPSCLDQAVSSDLPVDSVIEHSSDEDWQVCAKYLQSSRINMTIRQVLAEGQKFPEESGTNGKGQAPSEYGHQQENSRAKRHKPNADS; this is translated from the exons ATGGCGGCGGCCCTGACTCGGGAGGGTGGAGAGGATGCTTTCCGCCGGCTTTTTCGTTTCTACCGGCAACGTGATGTGTCGGATTTGCGGGGTGTAGTGGACTTTTCTGTGCCGGGGGCTCAG gtGTTCAGATCACAGCTCAGTATTTCTTCAGTCAGTGATCAAGATGCTTACAGAGCAGGATTACAGCCAGTTAGCCAGTGGAAAGCCTATGGCCTCAATGGGTATCCGG GGTTTATCTTCATACCAAACCCTTTCCTTCCGGGTTGCCAGCGTCACTGGGTGAAGCAGTGTCTCAAGCTATACCCCCAGAAACCCAATGTCTGCAACCTGGACCTACACATGGCTCCTGAGAAGACCATTGACCTGTGGGGACAGAGCAAGGAGCAACTGAG aaggaaaggttCCAGTAAACGGGAGCCCAGAAGCTTATTGGAGAAGCTGCGCTGGGTCACCCTTGGTTACCATTATAATTGGGATACTAAG TACTCAGCAAATCACCACACTCCTTTCCCCTCAGACCTTGCGTTCCTGTCAGAACAAgtggctgcagcctgtgggTTCCGGGGTTTCCAAGCCCAAGCAGGGATCTTGAACTACTATCATTTTGACTCTTCACTGGGAATTCATGTGGATGAGTCTGAACTAGACCATTCTCGGCCTCTTTTATCATTCAG TTTTGGGCAGTCCTCAATATTTTTGCTTGGGGGCCTGAAGCGGGAGGAGGCCCCAACAGCAATGTTCATGCACAGTGGAGATATCATGGTGATGTCTGGCTTCAGCCGTCTGCTGCACCATGCTGTCCCCCGGGTCCTCCCCAACCCTGAAGGGACAGCTTTGCCTTCATGCCTGGACCAAGCAGTTTCGTCAGACCTTCCTGTTGACTCAGTCATTGAGCACAGCTCCGATGAGGATTGGCAGGTCTGCGCCAAGTACTTGCAGTCTTCCCGCATTAATATGACCATCCGGCAGGTGTTGGCTGAGGGTCAGAAATTTCCAGAGGAATCTGGGACAAATGGAAAGGGCCAAGCACCCTCAGAGTACGGTCACCAGCAGGAGAACAGCAGAGCCAAGAGACATAAACCAAATGCAGACAGCTGA